The window CTTGATCgacgtcttcttcttcttcaaccTCTTGCCGTTCTGCATCAGAGCGATTTTCACGTAGGGATCGGAAAGCCCGCCGACGTCCATCTTCTTCAGATTCTTCGCCTCGAGTATAACAACAGTTAGTTTACCGGCCGTTGGGACGTATCGGAGAGAGAAGCAGATGTCACCCAGCTTGTTGTCCTGATCAGACAAAGTGGTCAAGTATAATTATCATCTACAGAATATCCTCCTTCGCTTCTTTTCTCATCAAGTTCTTTGCATGGATTTCCCCTTTTCGGGGacagaaaattttcgttcaagTTAAGTGTTCGACAATTGACGCCGCTGGTAGGCCGAGGGTCATCATTTGCTAGGAGAAaagttaatttatttacagggagaagaaaaaaagtgtaaTCTGAGGTGATAATGACGATGGATAAAGAGAGAACTCGTTAGAGGGAGCTTGCGGTCGGTTagcttttatatttttatttgtaccGACGACAAAGTTTCGTCCGGTCGTTCTATATCCAGGCGTTATTTATGGTGCTGATTAATTACACCTACCGGAGAGTGAAACTATGCACGGTAATAATAACGATCAGTGAGTTTAGCTTGCATGCAATTAGGCTTTCAGCGAAACTCGCGGTGATTTCTTAGTCTCTGAAATAGATCGTGTAGACTTTTTGAACCAACCTGGCCACCTTCACCCTCGACGCTCTGAAGTTCGCGCCATTCCTCGATAGTCTGAGCCAAGTCTACCTGGCACAGTGGAACTTTGACTTCGCCGATCTGATCGTGTTTCGAAAACCTGTCGAAGTCGAAGATTGCGAACACGAGGGTCTTGTTCATCGCGTCGGCGTAAGGAACACTctgaaaaaagaatattcgTCATCCAAATTCACTACGCGAACTGGTTCAAGGCAGACATTCGACCTTGTGCCGCTTTCGCAAATGCGGGTAAGGAAATTTCTCGTGTCTACTACGCACCGATTACTCTCGTTTGCTACTTTGTCACGTAATCATCACACTAACCCATTTCTATTTACTATCAAACGTCGAACTTACACGATCGAACTTCGCACATGTCCTGGAACTCTAGAATCGCGATTAGCGATAAAATTTATCCTCACCTTAAACGTGAAGGTTTCGTTGAACACGGGATTGAGCGTTTTTCTGTGCACTTTAGTCtcgaatttcttcttcttatccGGTAAGAGGTAAACTTTCACGTAAGGATCCGACGTCCCGCCCATGTCTAACGCTGGCAACTCTTCGGCTTGGATAACCGTCACTGCCAAGCTGTTCGAGTTAAAGTCGTACTCCAGCTGAAAATTAAAGTAACACGATGTCCCAGGGTTAGACGGCTGCTTTTAAGACTATTTCAGAGACAGCTGTGACAACTAGAGTTCGAAATCTAActtttcagtaaaatttcattttcataaatcGTGCCCTATAAAAGTATTTGCGGTGTttcattgcaatttttttgacaattctACTGTCAAGATATCTGGTACCACACTACTTAGCAATCTACGTATAATCTAGTGATCGTAACATAATCTTTCGGCACActtttggaatattttcaagACTTTGATACGTCTATCCGTCCGAGGTAACTCACCTTGTACTGGAGCTTCCCAAGCTTGACCTCGCTATGTTTACTCTCGGCTTCGTCAGGTTCCTCGGCATTATCCGTGAGCTCTTCCATGTCGGGCTGAACCTGGACAAGGTTAAGTGGATCCAAggggtataaaaaatatgcctAAGCTCTACACTTGACATAGAAAACGGATAAGTACCTTGTCTTTATACGTGCTGCCGAGAAGCTGAACGGACTTGAGGTCCACCGCCCCCTTCAAGCCCTTCTTTCCGTCCTTTGAACGCCGTTTGCGACAGCATCTTCTTATGCAGCAGAAGCAAATTCCTAAGATCACGACTCCGATGGCTGCGGAGTGAGGAACGAGAGGTACAGTGAGTTTATCGTCGTGACaaataatttgttatttaaatcgACGCAGGGTCGAGTGTTCGAAAACGGCACAAGTCACCTATAAAAATGGCAGCCAATCCCCATTCGGGCACGCCGGTTTCCTCCGACATTTCCTTGCCCAAATCCTTGAGCTCCATGAGGACCTTGTTGGTGGCCTGCGTGGTGAcgtcatttttcgtttctgaaaatttgaccACCGAGCGAGATTAACACGTTTTCGCCGAGCCCTTTGAGCGCatagaaaattaattccagGACAATGAGCACACGGCTCTCTCGCATTGTTTCTGCGTGACGTCGCGAAAGATAACCCGCTTTCAAACGACCCGCATGCCAACGATACACAGTCAAACTTTTTCCCCTCAAAGGTACGTAACGAAGAATAATTCATCCGCCCTTGAGATTGGAATACCGCGTGTAATGTAGCCACAGGAGATTAATCGAGCCGAATCATTATACTCACCGACTTTAACCTCTTCCGCAGCAGTCGTTGACGATCTGATCGTCGAGGTCGTCGAGCTAACGAAGGAGGTAAGCGTTGTCAAATTCGGTTCGACCTTCGGCTCGACGTTCTCTGCATCAACGACTTCCCTCTTTATCGCCGGCATCTTCTGCAAATCACGTTAAAAACGATCGGTTATTTATCCAGAGTGCCGAAACAATGCTAACTTCGATTTGCCTTCGTCGTGGTACGCTGAACGaacctcacctcacctcaccgCCTCACCGTCGATGTGTCTAAATACGATTATAACACACGCGCAAATGGTTCATTGCTTCGTACTATACTCGGATTAAGCTACCGACGCAGACTTCTTTAATGATTTTCCCACGATTTGTAAACAGTAggacatacatatatgcataacGATCGGCGCTCGGGTTCGAATTGCGACTGTTCGACGAGGAACACCAGGTTTGAAGAATACCAGCTTGATCCGATTCGTTGCacaacttgaaaaactattccTTTCAGAGAGCGCTGGAGAGGTACGACCTGACAATGGGAATATCTTTGTCTTATAGATATCTCGTTAATTCACACCGACAACCAACGAACCAACGAACCCCCGTCAGATTCGCTCCATGATCGGCAATACCCTTTAACATAGGTATATTGGGTATTAGATATATTATGTATCGATAAGCTTGCCCGCCGGGTTACCGTGCAATTACAAAACCGATGGACGGACGGTGGGTTTGCCAGTGCGATATTGAATGGTGCGTGGGCGGGCGTGCGCGCAATGCTAGCAAGGGAAACAACTAAATGGAGCAAACGCCAAGGtcagagggagagggagagagacgTTACAGCGGAGGAGAGAAAGATACGGATGGGGAGGAACGCGGCAGGCGCCGCTCGACAGTTCTCCTGGGGGTTGCGATAACTCTTCTGACTCCGTCCTCGTCTCGACCCGCCTTTCACCCTCAGCCTCCCACTCCCTGCCAAAtctctccctcttcctcttcttccccttcctcctcttcctcttcctcttcctctctctctttctctctctctccccccttATAGCATCTCCTCTTTCCGGGTCCACGCAAGACGTACGTTACGTCACGACGGACATTCTTTCCTTTGCCAGCTCGGTCAAGGGACGATTGCCAAAACCAATATAGGCGACTAGGACGGCCGAACAGATCGGAGCTTTCGAGGGGCGTAGAGATGGCGATAACCTTGGAATTGGGGGCTTGTTGTAATGAAGATGGTTTTACCGTATCTATAAACTCGGGAAGGGCCGCACGGCTGTGTTCCGAAAGCTTTTATCTCAAACCTCGATTCCTTTAAAGCCAAAACCTCTACTCCCCCTGGaacattttttccatcaacCGTTATTGTCCATCAGCTTTCGCCCGACGGAGACGTATTTCGATGGAACTTACCAAGCGAAGTTCTACGAAGCTGAAATTCGATAACG is drawn from Neodiprion fabricii isolate iyNeoFabr1 chromosome 3, iyNeoFabr1.1, whole genome shotgun sequence and contains these coding sequences:
- the LOC124179183 gene encoding synaptotagmin 1 isoform X2; translated protein: MPAIKREVVDAENVEPKVEPNLTTLTSFVSSTTSTIRSSTTAAEEVKVETKNDVTTQATNKVLMELKDLGKEMSEETGVPEWGLAAIFIAIGVVILGICFCCIRRCCRKRRSKDGKKGLKGAVDLKSVQLLGSTYKDKPDMEELTDNAEEPDEAESKHSEVKLGKLQYKLEYDFNSNSLAVTVIQAEELPALDMGGTSDPYVKVYLLPDKKKKFETKVHRKTLNPVFNETFTFKSVPYADAMNKTLVFAIFDFDRFSKHDQIGEVKVPLCQVDLAQTIEEWRELQSVEGEGGQDNKLGDICFSLRYVPTAGKLTVVILEAKNLKKMDVGGLSDPYVKIALMQNGKRLKKKKTSIKKCTLNPYYNESFTFEVPFEQIQKVQLVVTVVDYDRIGTSEPIGKVVLGYNASGTELRHWSDMLASPRRPIAQWHTLKDPEDGDKKD
- the LOC124179183 gene encoding synaptotagmin 1 isoform X1 encodes the protein MPAIKREVVDAENVEPKVEPNLTTLTSFVSSTTSTIRSSTTAAEEVKVETKNDVTTQATNKVLMELKDLGKEMSEETGVPEWGLAAIFIAIGVVILGICFCCIRRCCRKRRSKDGKKGLKGAVDLKSVQLLGSTYKDKVQPDMEELTDNAEEPDEAESKHSEVKLGKLQYKLEYDFNSNSLAVTVIQAEELPALDMGGTSDPYVKVYLLPDKKKKFETKVHRKTLNPVFNETFTFKSVPYADAMNKTLVFAIFDFDRFSKHDQIGEVKVPLCQVDLAQTIEEWRELQSVEGEGGQDNKLGDICFSLRYVPTAGKLTVVILEAKNLKKMDVGGLSDPYVKIALMQNGKRLKKKKTSIKKCTLNPYYNESFTFEVPFEQIQKVQLVVTVVDYDRIGTSEPIGKVVLGYNASGTELRHWSDMLASPRRPIAQWHTLKDPEDGDKKD